Proteins from a single region of Thermodesulfobacteriota bacterium:
- the murQ gene encoding N-acetylmuramic acid 6-phosphate etherase: MTESRKTGHLLTEKINPRTTHLDTCSPLETVELIIQEDREIVGAIEKVKNNIAEAVEHITGKLKKGGRLFFIGAGTSGRLGVIEASECPPTFGTDPKLIQAFIAGGREAVWQSIEGAEDSRTESKEFLTKSELTNDDAVVGIAASASTPFVESGLEYAKEIGSTTVHITCNKVSSTIADVTIELLVGPEVLVGSTRMKAGTVTKMVLNMITTASMVQLGKTYGNLMVDVQPKSAKLKDRAKRIVMNIAQVDERKASDLLKASNWDVKASVVMAVKELNFKDSKNLLKTHRGFLRDALNK, translated from the coding sequence GTGACTGAAAGCAGAAAAACAGGGCACCTTCTTACAGAGAAAATAAACCCAAGAACAACCCATTTGGATACGTGCTCGCCTCTTGAAACAGTTGAGTTGATTATACAAGAGGACCGTGAAATAGTAGGCGCGATTGAAAAAGTAAAAAATAATATTGCAGAAGCCGTCGAGCATATTACAGGAAAATTGAAAAAGGGCGGCAGGCTATTTTTTATTGGCGCCGGCACAAGTGGGCGTTTGGGAGTAATAGAGGCTTCAGAGTGTCCTCCTACTTTCGGAACAGATCCAAAGCTGATACAGGCTTTTATTGCAGGTGGAAGAGAAGCTGTTTGGCAGTCTATTGAAGGCGCAGAAGACTCAAGGACAGAATCAAAAGAATTTCTAACTAAGTCCGAATTGACGAATGATGATGCCGTAGTCGGCATTGCCGCAAGTGCATCTACTCCTTTTGTAGAAAGTGGGCTTGAGTATGCCAAAGAGATAGGAAGCACTACAGTTCACATTACTTGCAACAAGGTGAGCTCTACAATAGCAGACGTTACTATTGAACTCTTAGTAGGTCCGGAGGTTTTGGTCGGATCTACTAGAATGAAGGCGGGCACAGTGACAAAGATGGTTCTTAATATGATAACCACTGCTTCAATGGTTCAGCTTGGTAAAACGTATGGAAACCTTATGGTAGATGTTCAGCCAAAATCTGCAAAGCTAAAAGATCGGGCAAAGAGGATAGTTATGAACATAGCCCAAGTGGATGAACGAAAAGCTTCAGACTTACTAAAGGCATCGAATTGGGATGTAAAAGCATCAGTTGTAATGGCTGTTAAAGAATTGAACTTTAAGGATTCGAAAAACTTACTTAAAACGCATAGAGGATTTTTGAGAGACGCACTTAATAAATAG
- a CDS encoding MlaD family protein, with protein sequence MKNERAINFRVGLFVIIAIAIVSTMIFMLGGEQNYFEKSYTLKTSFKNTAGLIKGAAVRLSGVRIGAVTDLGFANDPVGDKVINVTMQVNKEGMSRLNPDARATIKTEGLLGDKFIEIIPGTQQPLASPPDVVTIQSQTPIEFASIIGQSGDLLANIISISKSLDKIVKGIGEGQNLENINQTIASVKATSEALQENMEAIKNGNGILNTMIYGPKDSTGGKIDENTLIKLNGAVSKLDQVLDNVNRGEIDVTLANLAVASGELKETMANFNEISEMLRGGEGTLGALIIDPSIYDNLKGILGEADRSKFVRAAVRYLVDQEEENSAENPSTN encoded by the coding sequence GCCATAGCTATTGTTTCCACAATGATATTTATGTTAGGGGGAGAACAAAATTATTTCGAAAAAAGCTATACTCTCAAAACATCATTCAAAAACACTGCCGGCCTAATTAAAGGAGCCGCTGTAAGGCTCTCAGGAGTGCGCATTGGCGCGGTAACTGATCTTGGCTTTGCAAACGACCCTGTTGGTGACAAAGTGATAAACGTCACCATGCAGGTTAATAAAGAAGGCATGAGCCGATTAAACCCAGATGCCAGAGCTACCATCAAAACTGAGGGACTCTTAGGTGATAAATTCATAGAGATTATTCCTGGAACACAGCAGCCTCTAGCTTCACCTCCTGATGTTGTGACTATACAAAGCCAAACCCCAATTGAATTTGCGAGCATCATAGGCCAGTCAGGCGATCTTCTAGCAAATATTATCAGCATTTCTAAAAGCCTTGATAAAATAGTAAAGGGGATAGGAGAAGGTCAGAATTTAGAGAACATTAATCAGACAATCGCCAGTGTAAAAGCTACATCTGAAGCTCTTCAAGAAAACATGGAAGCTATAAAAAACGGAAATGGAATTCTAAACACGATGATTTATGGGCCTAAAGACAGCACAGGCGGTAAGATTGACGAAAATACTCTTATTAAACTAAACGGGGCTGTATCTAAGCTTGATCAGGTTCTTGATAATGTTAATCGAGGCGAGATAGATGTCACACTAGCCAATTTAGCTGTTGCATCTGGAGAGCTTAAAGAAACCATGGCCAATTTTAATGAGATATCTGAGATGTTAAGAGGCGGCGAAGGTACTTTAGGTGCCCTCATTATTGATCCAAGCATTTACGATAATCTAAAAGGTATATTGGGCGAGGCTGATAGAAGTAAATTTGTAAGAGCTGCTGTGAGGTATCTTGTCGATCAGGAAGAGGAAAACAGCGCTGAAAATCCTTCTACAAACTAG